One region of Metallosphaera sedula DSM 5348 genomic DNA includes:
- a CDS encoding TRASH domain-containing protein: MTDVNSLSELEYRMLTILKSDSRISSTKLAKELGVSRATVAKILRSLREKGIRFTVDFYEEGKLTVFAVADSCTEGAECYRLIDGKFMVTVTGNMDQIEDVLSKLKTERYFIAVQKVGSRSIRRSSLKCDYCGGEIAGEPLIVKRGKKVYYTCCATCQTQLIKKLRVKGELDQG, encoded by the coding sequence TTGACAGATGTAAATTCATTAAGCGAACTTGAGTACAGAATGCTAACCATTCTCAAATCAGACTCCAGGATAAGTTCCACTAAACTGGCTAAGGAACTGGGAGTCAGCAGGGCCACAGTGGCAAAGATCCTTCGTTCCCTAAGGGAGAAGGGAATAAGGTTCACGGTTGACTTCTACGAGGAAGGCAAACTCACTGTTTTTGCAGTGGCGGACAGTTGCACAGAGGGAGCGGAGTGCTACAGACTTATTGACGGTAAATTCATGGTGACCGTCACGGGCAACATGGATCAAATTGAAGATGTATTATCCAAGTTGAAGACTGAGAGATACTTCATTGCGGTTCAGAAAGTTGGTTCAAGGAGTATTAGGAGATCCAGTTTAAAGTGTGACTACTGTGGAGGAGAGATAGCGGGAGAACCTCTCATAGTGAAGAGGGGAAAGAAGGTGTACTATACATGCTGTGCGACCTGCCAAACCCAGCTCATCAAAAAATTAAGGGTTAAGGGGGAATTGGATCAGGGATAG
- a CDS encoding HEPN domain-containing protein — protein MSFLRDRAEEFLDNARYSLGKGYYNLALFNVEQFIQLYAKYLIYLKAGDFPKTHNILSLLERIEDLYEDKCNISVFRRDNKDFLYVIYFSYTQGRYFGTVFSRDDAERAVSLANKFRELGQCLTT, from the coding sequence ATGAGCTTTCTGAGGGACAGGGCTGAGGAATTCCTGGACAACGCTAGGTACAGTTTAGGTAAGGGGTACTATAACTTAGCCCTCTTCAACGTGGAGCAATTCATTCAACTATACGCTAAATATCTCATTTACCTGAAGGCCGGTGATTTCCCGAAGACCCACAATATTCTTTCACTCCTAGAAAGAATCGAGGATCTATATGAGGATAAGTGCAACATCAGCGTGTTTAGAAGGGACAATAAGGACTTCCTCTACGTCATCTATTTCTCGTATACCCAGGGAAGGTACTTTGGAACTGTCTTTTCAAGAGACGATGCGGAAAGAGCAGTCTCCCTTGCTAACAAGTTTAGGGAGCTGGGACAATGTCTGACTACCTGA
- a CDS encoding cbb3-type cytochrome c oxidase subunit I produces the protein MASKEEVRRQDREKLLEWARQYQEVQEREARRNIFMKVLYSEDYKTMAIKLIFAGLVFLFIGGAFALFIRGQAGLSSEGVPVVLDPSYYFQAMTNHVMDMIFGAVFNVVFAVSFYMIPAMNGSRLIKWPKLANAGFWISIIALFMMNFGGVENQYLFTFLNPLKASPTWYIGYGMMVVGEWMEMASVLGTSFQGRVPGRLVPTAIGFIVMDMIMMALANISVFIADMWSLFSPIGGLNIYLFGIPNAEVWKGLFWFADHPLVYFAPYALTGAIVAITPLYARRPMYSVRFTRWLIPVLFVLGSSVYVHHIVDDPWPLILRDIFAQTSTALIAVPFAALWLLFFITLGDPRKLKWDPGFAFIFAAAVWNIIGGIQAEPTNPTPSLDPTIHNTGWIFGHFHIMLAIYSVGGLLGALYVVGPDLFGKNWYSTKLGWLHFWGWQAGMGLFAIASSEGGFFGLIRREVAWAGFYEVYYQLLLIGGWLAGFATIIFAYNLILTLLYGEKVPKTDIPMWAVQTVAMERYAMRREGYKEEEMPVALPADGMIRLEENSGISNGTPVGAKALDNNSLDVSKGSPSKGLTDPGKS, from the coding sequence ATGGCGTCCAAAGAAGAAGTTCGAAGGCAAGATAGAGAAAAACTTCTAGAATGGGCAAGGCAATATCAAGAAGTCCAAGAGAGAGAAGCCAGAAGAAACATCTTCATGAAAGTGTTGTATTCCGAAGACTATAAAACTATGGCTATAAAATTAATATTTGCTGGATTAGTATTTCTATTCATAGGCGGTGCGTTTGCCCTATTCATTAGGGGGCAAGCTGGACTCAGTAGCGAAGGCGTACCGGTAGTCCTCGACCCATCATACTACTTCCAGGCCATGACCAACCACGTCATGGACATGATCTTCGGTGCAGTATTCAATGTAGTGTTTGCGGTATCTTTCTACATGATACCTGCTATGAACGGATCCAGACTCATAAAGTGGCCAAAGCTAGCTAATGCAGGTTTCTGGATAAGCATTATCGCGCTGTTTATGATGAACTTCGGCGGGGTTGAGAACCAGTATCTCTTCACGTTCTTGAACCCATTAAAGGCATCTCCCACCTGGTACATAGGCTATGGTATGATGGTTGTGGGCGAATGGATGGAAATGGCTTCCGTGCTAGGTACTTCCTTTCAAGGAAGAGTCCCAGGTAGACTGGTCCCCACTGCCATTGGGTTCATTGTCATGGACATGATAATGATGGCCTTAGCTAACATATCTGTATTCATTGCTGACATGTGGAGCTTATTCTCACCCATAGGTGGCCTGAACATATACCTGTTCGGTATTCCCAACGCTGAGGTGTGGAAGGGATTGTTCTGGTTCGCTGACCATCCCCTAGTGTATTTCGCCCCATATGCATTAACCGGTGCCATAGTTGCCATAACTCCGCTCTACGCGAGAAGACCAATGTATAGCGTGAGGTTTACGAGATGGCTCATCCCAGTCCTCTTCGTGTTGGGATCTAGCGTCTACGTTCACCACATAGTGGACGACCCGTGGCCCCTGATCCTGAGGGATATATTCGCCCAGACCAGCACTGCACTTATTGCCGTTCCCTTCGCTGCCCTCTGGCTACTCTTCTTCATCACCCTAGGCGATCCCAGGAAGTTGAAGTGGGATCCAGGGTTCGCCTTCATATTTGCCGCAGCCGTCTGGAACATAATCGGAGGAATACAGGCTGAGCCCACCAATCCAACACCTTCGCTGGACCCAACGATACATAACACAGGATGGATATTCGGTCACTTCCACATAATGCTAGCAATATACTCCGTAGGCGGTTTGCTCGGTGCCTTATACGTAGTGGGACCTGATCTCTTCGGCAAGAACTGGTACAGCACCAAGCTAGGATGGTTGCACTTCTGGGGATGGCAGGCAGGTATGGGATTGTTCGCCATAGCTTCAAGTGAGGGTGGATTCTTCGGGCTAATCAGAAGGGAAGTAGCGTGGGCCGGCTTCTACGAGGTTTACTACCAGCTCCTACTAATCGGTGGTTGGCTAGCAGGCTTCGCGACCATAATATTTGCCTACAACTTGATATTGACTCTACTATATGGCGAGAAAGTGCCTAAGACAGACATACCCATGTGGGCAGTTCAGACGGTTGCCATGGAAAGGTATGCGATGAGAAGGGAAGGATATAAGGAGGAAGAAATGCCAGTGGCTCTTCCCGCTGACGGTATGATAAGGCTAGAGGAGAACTCGGGAATTTCCAATGGTACCCCTGTTGGAGCAAAGGCGCTAGATAACAACTCGCTAGATGTTAGTAAGGGAAGTCCTAGTAAGGGACTGACGGATCCAGGAAAAAGTTAA
- a CDS encoding heavy metal translocating P-type ATPase, with amino-acid sequence MGTEEKSSLRLRKEEELKILGMHCATCEVTVTKAISGVKGVQEARVNLASGNAKVILQGGRLKEVVDAVRKAGYDVVLQKFTAKVRVSEEESHRLTEILEGMDGVVSAKINPSSGLIIVEYNPVTASSDRIREELERRGYRIEIEEERLSRSSDFKDLLTRLIVGALISPFTLISIPILQFILSIPVVFFAGMRFHTGAYRALRNRTTNMDVLVSLSSLTAWVYSLVSLLYLHAGYFFDSASLLVTFILAGKTLEAYIKERTSNDVVSLQSVKATKANGETVDSRKLRVGDVVVVKGGEVVPADGIVDEGEGYVNESIYTGEPLPAKKKKGDSVIGGSTLVSGFLKIYVTRTGERTYISQVIEALREAEAVRIPIQGLADRISAVFVPTVIVVALISFAVWFYALHQTLTFSILIAVAVLASACPCGFGLATPMAVMVGIRKLLRRGIVVKRGESLEKLGDVKTFVLDKTGTITRGEIKVERFQEYVPGAVELASSLERLSNHPVGRAIASLSSSSHGVEGFTEMDGGVYGKVDQHEVLVGKPDLVKRNCEGEPRGDVSVCVDWKVAGDFWLNDEMREGVKEVVEELKGRFGVIIATGDSSEYADRIASELRVELRKGLTPEDKVELVRQLKREGGVAFVGDGVNDAQALKEADVGIAVSSGTDLAKYAGDVVIPGLNALPFLIRQSHRTVRKIKENIAWSLTYNAVLVPIAAGMLYPIVLPPEYAALGMAMNSVSVALWSFVQ; translated from the coding sequence ATGGGCACTGAGGAGAAGTCCTCACTTAGACTGAGGAAGGAAGAGGAACTCAAAATCCTGGGAATGCACTGTGCAACATGCGAGGTAACCGTAACCAAGGCGATTTCTGGAGTTAAGGGAGTTCAAGAGGCTAGGGTTAACCTGGCTTCTGGAAATGCTAAAGTTATACTGCAGGGGGGCAGGCTCAAGGAAGTTGTTGACGCTGTCAGGAAGGCTGGATATGACGTTGTCCTTCAGAAATTCACAGCGAAGGTTAGGGTAAGCGAGGAGGAGTCCCACAGGTTAACAGAGATTCTAGAGGGGATGGACGGAGTAGTCTCTGCCAAGATAAATCCCTCCTCAGGGCTAATCATTGTGGAGTACAACCCCGTGACTGCGTCGTCCGACAGGATCAGGGAGGAACTGGAGAGACGCGGTTACAGGATAGAAATCGAGGAGGAGAGACTATCCAGATCAAGCGATTTCAAGGACCTTTTGACTCGCCTAATCGTGGGGGCTCTCATCTCCCCCTTTACGTTGATCAGCATTCCTATTCTCCAATTCATTCTTTCAATTCCTGTGGTCTTCTTTGCGGGAATGAGGTTCCACACTGGTGCCTACAGGGCACTCAGGAATAGGACGACGAACATGGACGTCCTCGTTTCGCTGTCGTCCTTAACGGCGTGGGTTTATAGTCTAGTGTCCCTCCTGTACCTTCACGCGGGATACTTCTTCGACTCGGCCTCCCTCCTGGTAACCTTCATCCTTGCTGGGAAGACCCTCGAGGCATACATCAAGGAAAGGACCAGCAACGATGTTGTTAGTCTCCAGTCAGTGAAGGCCACAAAGGCCAACGGGGAGACAGTGGACTCGAGGAAATTGAGGGTTGGTGACGTGGTCGTGGTAAAGGGAGGGGAGGTGGTTCCAGCAGATGGCATTGTGGATGAGGGAGAGGGATACGTAAACGAGTCCATTTACACGGGAGAACCTCTGCCGGCAAAAAAGAAGAAGGGCGATTCAGTGATAGGGGGATCCACTCTCGTCTCGGGTTTCCTCAAGATTTACGTTACCAGGACTGGGGAGAGAACCTACATATCTCAGGTTATCGAGGCATTGAGGGAGGCAGAGGCCGTGAGGATACCGATACAAGGTTTGGCGGACAGGATATCCGCAGTCTTTGTTCCCACAGTGATTGTGGTAGCCTTAATCTCCTTTGCGGTGTGGTTTTACGCATTACATCAAACCCTAACGTTCTCTATCCTGATCGCGGTTGCGGTTCTGGCATCCGCCTGCCCTTGTGGCTTTGGCTTAGCTACTCCCATGGCTGTCATGGTCGGGATTAGGAAACTCCTAAGGAGAGGGATAGTGGTGAAGAGGGGCGAGAGCCTGGAGAAACTCGGTGACGTTAAGACGTTTGTATTGGACAAAACAGGGACAATTACACGGGGAGAGATCAAGGTGGAGAGATTTCAGGAGTACGTGCCAGGTGCAGTTGAGTTAGCTTCGTCCCTGGAGAGACTTAGTAATCATCCCGTGGGAAGAGCCATAGCTTCGCTCTCTAGTTCATCTCACGGCGTGGAAGGATTCACTGAGATGGATGGCGGAGTTTACGGGAAGGTAGATCAACATGAGGTTCTGGTTGGTAAGCCCGATCTCGTTAAGAGGAACTGTGAAGGTGAGCCTCGCGGAGATGTCAGCGTATGCGTAGACTGGAAAGTGGCGGGAGATTTCTGGCTAAATGACGAAATGAGGGAGGGGGTCAAGGAGGTAGTTGAGGAACTAAAGGGGAGATTCGGGGTAATCATTGCCACAGGGGATTCTAGCGAGTACGCTGATAGGATTGCGTCGGAGCTAAGAGTAGAGCTGAGAAAGGGACTAACCCCTGAGGATAAGGTAGAGCTAGTGAGGCAACTTAAGAGGGAGGGAGGTGTGGCATTTGTAGGAGATGGAGTCAATGACGCCCAAGCCTTGAAGGAGGCAGACGTGGGAATTGCGGTGTCTAGCGGGACGGACCTAGCAAAATACGCCGGAGACGTAGTTATACCTGGGTTGAACGCTTTGCCTTTTCTCATAAGGCAGTCCCACAGGACAGTTAGGAAGATCAAGGAGAACATTGCGTGGTCCCTTACCTACAACGCGGTGTTGGTGCCCATAGCTGCAGGAATGCTTTATCCCATAGTTCTACCACCCGAGTACGCAGCCCTAGGAATGGCCATGAACAGCGTGAGCGTTGCCCTCTGGAGTTTCGTCCAGTAA
- a CDS encoding cbb3-type cytochrome c oxidase subunit I, giving the protein MEWSRKYQQVQEREAKRSLLVKVLYTEDYKTLSIKLLLAAVAWLFIGGAFALFLRGQAGLSSEGVPVVLDPSYYFQAMTNHVMDMVFGAAFTAVFSLAFYMIPALNGSRLVKWPKVANFGFWLNNFALFMMNLGGIQNQYLFTFLNPLQASVTWYIGYGTMVVAEWLEMASVIGTSFEGRVQGKLVPTPIGFIVMDMIMMALANIPVFIADMWSLFSPIGGLNIYLFGIPNAEVWKGLFWFADHPLVYFVPYTLSGCIVAITPLYARRPMYSVRFTRWLIPVLFVLGSSVYVHHIVDDPWPLILRDIFAQTSTALVAVPFAALWLLFFITLGDPRKLKWDPGFAFIFAAAVWNIIGGIQAEPTNPTPSLDPTIHNTGWIFGHFHIMLTLYSVGGVLGVVYIAGPYLLGKNWYSTKLGWLHFWGWQAGMGLFSAVSSEGGFFGLIRREVAWAGFYEVYYQLIMIAGWLAGFATIIFAYNLVLTLLYGQKTPKTDIDLWAVYSIALERYGMRREGYSEEELPLALPSDGMIRFEKVSESGGLSTGLSSTKATNTKPEKLSLDNSPDSIGNAK; this is encoded by the coding sequence ATGGAATGGAGTAGAAAGTATCAGCAAGTCCAAGAAAGAGAGGCAAAAAGATCCCTGTTGGTCAAGGTCCTTTACACCGAGGACTACAAGACCTTGAGTATAAAGCTACTGTTAGCGGCAGTTGCGTGGCTGTTCATAGGCGGTGCGTTCGCGCTATTCCTCAGGGGACAAGCGGGGCTCAGTAGCGAAGGCGTACCGGTAGTCCTCGACCCATCATACTACTTCCAGGCCATGACTAACCACGTCATGGACATGGTGTTCGGTGCGGCCTTCACGGCAGTGTTCTCGCTGGCATTCTACATGATCCCTGCCCTGAACGGCTCTAGGTTGGTGAAATGGCCCAAGGTAGCGAACTTCGGGTTCTGGCTAAACAATTTCGCCCTCTTTATGATGAACTTGGGAGGAATACAGAACCAGTATCTGTTCACTTTCCTTAATCCACTGCAGGCATCAGTCACGTGGTACATAGGATATGGAACCATGGTTGTTGCAGAATGGTTGGAGATGGCCTCGGTAATTGGTACTAGCTTCGAGGGCAGAGTACAGGGTAAGCTAGTACCTACTCCCATTGGGTTCATTGTCATGGACATGATAATGATGGCCTTGGCAAATATTCCCGTGTTTATTGCTGACATGTGGAGCTTATTCTCACCCATAGGTGGCCTGAACATATACCTGTTCGGTATTCCCAACGCTGAGGTGTGGAAGGGATTGTTCTGGTTCGCTGACCATCCCCTAGTGTATTTCGTTCCCTATACTCTCTCGGGATGTATAGTTGCCATAACTCCGCTCTACGCGAGAAGACCAATGTATAGCGTGAGGTTTACGAGATGGCTCATCCCAGTCCTCTTCGTGTTGGGATCTAGCGTCTACGTTCACCACATAGTGGACGACCCGTGGCCCCTGATCCTGAGGGATATATTCGCCCAGACCAGCACTGCCTTGGTGGCGGTTCCCTTCGCTGCCCTCTGGCTACTCTTCTTCATCACCCTAGGCGATCCCAGGAAGTTGAAGTGGGATCCAGGGTTCGCCTTCATATTTGCCGCAGCCGTCTGGAACATAATCGGAGGAATACAGGCTGAGCCCACCAATCCAACACCTTCGCTGGACCCAACGATACATAACACAGGATGGATATTCGGTCACTTCCACATAATGCTCACTCTGTACTCTGTGGGTGGCGTGCTGGGTGTAGTATATATTGCAGGACCCTACTTACTTGGAAAGAACTGGTACAGCACCAAACTAGGATGGTTGCACTTCTGGGGATGGCAAGCGGGTATGGGATTGTTCTCAGCCGTTTCGAGTGAGGGTGGATTCTTCGGGCTAATCAGAAGGGAAGTAGCGTGGGCCGGCTTCTACGAGGTTTACTACCAGCTCATCATGATAGCCGGTTGGCTAGCAGGCTTCGCGACCATAATATTTGCCTACAACCTAGTACTAACTCTCCTCTATGGACAAAAAACACCAAAGACCGATATTGACTTGTGGGCTGTATATTCTATTGCCCTAGAGAGATATGGGATGAGAAGGGAAGGATATAGCGAGGAGGAATTACCTTTAGCACTTCCCTCAGACGGTATGATAAGGTTCGAGAAAGTATCTGAATCTGGTGGACTTAGCACAGGTCTGTCCTCAACGAAGGCTACCAACACGAAACCTGAGAAGCTCTCATTGGACAACTCACCCGATTCCATAGGAAACGCAAAGTAA
- a CDS encoding YHS domain-containing protein: MMDPVCGMEVKETSAYKTMYKGKMYYFCSPHCKTAFEKDPESYLKGGPRGMPHGH, from the coding sequence ATGATGGATCCTGTCTGCGGAATGGAAGTTAAGGAGACCTCGGCCTACAAGACCATGTACAAGGGAAAGATGTACTACTTCTGCAGTCCACACTGTAAGACGGCCTTTGAGAAGGACCCCGAGTCCTATCTCAAGGGTGGCCCAAGGGGAATGCCCCATGGGCACTGA
- a CDS encoding nucleotidyltransferase domain-containing protein yields the protein MVWGLRYIEYLRKNWSDIAERVKEVAKRYGKVHRIVVFGSVVKDKITGSSDLDIAIFYDENLSDKEKLRRTLEILNELDEEVAIDLKVMRKDEVEFFLKLVDKYVDL from the coding sequence ATGGTGTGGGGACTGAGGTATATTGAGTATCTAAGGAAAAACTGGAGCGATATAGCAGAGAGAGTTAAGGAGGTAGCCAAGAGATACGGTAAGGTTCACAGGATAGTAGTGTTTGGGTCAGTAGTAAAGGATAAGATTACAGGTTCAAGCGACCTTGATATAGCAATATTTTACGACGAAAATCTAAGTGATAAGGAGAAATTGAGGAGAACTTTGGAGATACTCAACGAATTAGATGAGGAAGTAGCGATTGACCTAAAAGTAATGAGAAAGGATGAAGTGGAGTTCTTCCTCAAACTTGTGGACAAATACGTTGATCTATGA
- a CDS encoding NAD(P)/FAD-dependent oxidoreductase → MRTSTRYLIIGSGVSGYHALDELINADPKVDMIMVTNDSSLPYDRPPLSKEYMRGEVDRESIFFKLPETHRDRIRTGITVERIKANVAQLSNGDEIEFEKVLIATGGRPRKLNVPGGDRVKYLRTLDDADRIREKAKTSRSALIVGAGFIGMEVGASLTKLGIQVQMVEVKPYIWSTFVDERVSRFFQEYFEKRGVKFLLNESVNAFEERGRVKATLSSGGEIEADLVLVATGIQPNVELAERSGISVNNGILVDKHLRASLDNVYASGDVANIEDPVSGKRRRIEHWNNAEYTGRLAARNMMGKEEEYDFLSTVWSDIFDLHIESAGETTGYDEYVVRGKMEDLSFNVIYIKEGLVNGYVAVNRPGEELEALNSIIKERREVSPERLGNEDIELT, encoded by the coding sequence ATGAGAACCTCCACTCGTTACCTCATAATAGGGAGCGGGGTATCAGGCTATCACGCATTGGATGAACTGATCAACGCTGATCCAAAGGTTGACATGATTATGGTAACTAACGATAGTTCTCTTCCCTATGATAGACCCCCTCTCTCCAAGGAGTATATGAGAGGGGAAGTTGATAGGGAGTCGATCTTCTTCAAGTTACCCGAGACCCACAGGGACAGGATCCGCACGGGTATAACTGTGGAAAGGATCAAGGCTAACGTGGCCCAGCTAAGTAACGGGGATGAAATTGAGTTTGAAAAGGTGTTGATTGCAACAGGAGGAAGGCCTAGAAAACTCAATGTACCAGGGGGAGATAGGGTGAAATACCTTAGGACTCTTGATGACGCTGATAGAATCAGGGAGAAAGCTAAGACCTCGAGATCAGCCCTCATTGTTGGCGCTGGGTTCATAGGAATGGAGGTTGGAGCAAGCCTCACAAAACTTGGAATCCAGGTACAAATGGTGGAGGTTAAGCCCTACATCTGGAGTACCTTCGTAGACGAGAGGGTCTCTAGATTCTTCCAGGAATATTTCGAGAAGAGAGGAGTGAAGTTCCTCCTTAACGAGTCAGTTAACGCATTTGAGGAAAGGGGAAGGGTGAAGGCTACTCTCAGTAGCGGCGGTGAGATTGAGGCTGACCTAGTTCTAGTTGCAACGGGAATTCAGCCCAATGTGGAACTTGCTGAGAGGAGTGGTATTTCAGTGAACAACGGGATTTTGGTGGATAAGCACCTGAGAGCGAGTCTCGACAACGTCTACGCCTCAGGAGACGTTGCTAACATTGAGGATCCCGTCTCTGGTAAGAGGAGGAGGATAGAACATTGGAATAACGCTGAGTACACGGGAAGGCTCGCAGCTAGAAACATGATGGGGAAGGAGGAAGAGTACGACTTTCTCTCCACCGTGTGGTCAGATATCTTTGACTTACACATTGAATCTGCCGGGGAGACCACGGGTTATGACGAATACGTGGTAAGGGGGAAGATGGAGGACCTATCTTTCAATGTGATATATATCAAGGAAGGCCTAGTGAACGGGTACGTTGCCGTGAATAGACCTGGTGAGGAGCTGGAGGCTCTTAACTCCATTATCAAGGAGAGGAGGGAAGTAAGCCCGGAAAGACTGGGCAACGAGGATATTGAACTGACTTAA
- a CDS encoding nucleotidyltransferase domain-containing protein — MSDYLRLAKKRQEALSRLNDFLKQIKEFVISRDPQGRVLLFGSVARGNSRPDSDIDVLIISDVLGKDLRTKAKTMGDIMEMLNNEFFEIHVVTREEYENWYKRFIDVWVEI, encoded by the coding sequence ATGTCTGACTACCTGAGGTTAGCAAAGAAGAGACAGGAAGCCCTATCTAGGCTTAACGACTTCCTGAAGCAGATAAAGGAATTCGTGATCTCTAGGGACCCTCAAGGTAGAGTTCTACTGTTTGGAAGCGTGGCAAGGGGAAACTCAAGGCCCGATAGCGACATAGACGTTCTGATAATCTCTGACGTCCTAGGGAAGGACCTGAGAACCAAGGCTAAGACCATGGGAGATATAATGGAAATGCTAAACAATGAATTCTTTGAGATACACGTCGTTACACGGGAGGAATACGAAAACTGGTATAAGAGGTTCATAGATGTATGGGTTGAGATTTAG
- the cpsA gene encoding carboxypeptidase CpsA, whose translation MDAQRIYNEAREIEDKVIELRRKIHENPELSYQEYETAKLVANYLRSLGIDVREGVGTETGVLGVIKGRRSGTVALRADMDALPVTEETGLPFASKKPGVMHACGHDAHTAMLLGAATILSRHLDEIGEVRLIFQPAEEDGGRGGALPMIEAGVMEGVDYVFGLHVMSGYPSGTLATRGGAIMACPDSFRVEVVGRGGHGSAPHETIDPVFISAMIVNALQGIRSRQINPLEPFVLSVTSIHSGTKDNIIPDRAVMEGTIRTLNEKVRETALKSFRNIVKSVCEAYGAECLVQFKEDAYPVTVNDPDTTKRAMEILKDIPGAEVKETQPVMGGEDFSRFLQRAKGSFIFLGTRNEKKGIVYPNHSSKFTVDEDALKVGVTALALLASKFSS comes from the coding sequence ATGGACGCTCAAAGGATTTACAACGAAGCGAGGGAAATAGAGGATAAGGTAATAGAGTTAAGAAGGAAGATACACGAAAATCCAGAACTCTCATACCAGGAGTATGAGACTGCGAAGTTAGTCGCCAACTACCTGAGGTCTCTTGGGATAGACGTCAGGGAAGGGGTAGGGACCGAGACAGGGGTCCTCGGCGTCATCAAGGGAAGGAGAAGCGGAACAGTTGCCCTAAGGGCAGACATGGACGCCCTCCCCGTGACCGAGGAGACAGGTCTACCCTTCGCCTCAAAGAAACCAGGAGTTATGCATGCATGTGGTCACGATGCCCACACTGCCATGCTCCTCGGTGCAGCCACAATACTCTCACGTCACCTTGACGAGATCGGAGAGGTTAGACTCATCTTCCAGCCGGCAGAGGAGGATGGAGGAAGGGGTGGTGCGCTTCCCATGATAGAGGCCGGAGTAATGGAAGGCGTTGACTATGTTTTCGGGTTACATGTGATGTCGGGCTATCCCTCAGGCACCTTGGCAACGCGTGGAGGGGCTATAATGGCCTGTCCCGATTCCTTCAGGGTTGAGGTAGTGGGAAGAGGAGGTCATGGATCTGCTCCTCATGAGACAATTGACCCAGTCTTCATCTCCGCCATGATAGTTAACGCGTTGCAGGGCATAAGGTCGAGGCAGATCAATCCCCTTGAACCCTTTGTCCTTTCCGTGACCAGTATCCATTCTGGTACTAAGGACAACATAATACCTGACAGGGCGGTGATGGAGGGAACAATCAGGACCCTAAACGAGAAGGTGAGAGAGACGGCACTTAAGTCCTTCAGAAACATTGTGAAATCGGTGTGTGAGGCATACGGAGCCGAGTGCTTGGTTCAGTTCAAGGAGGACGCATACCCTGTCACCGTGAACGATCCCGATACCACAAAGAGAGCCATGGAAATACTCAAGGATATTCCTGGGGCAGAGGTGAAGGAAACGCAACCTGTGATGGGTGGAGAGGACTTCTCGCGTTTTCTGCAAAGGGCTAAGGGATCTTTCATCTTCCTCGGAACCAGAAATGAGAAGAAGGGAATAGTCTATCCTAACCATAGCTCTAAGTTCACAGTGGATGAGGATGCCCTAAAGGTTGGGGTAACTGCGTTAGCACTTCTGGCAAGTAAGTTCTCGTCATGA
- a CDS encoding CBS domain-containing protein, with product MIKVSDVMTPVIVSVTPESDMRELIEVLSRDKSGRVIVLKDGKPEGIVTTRTVVNAYAQYGRKIMELRVKDLMSEKLIKVNVDDNVQDVLRVLIAHDIGGVPVMDGDVIVGIFTERDLVRLMAKKTYSGLVDSIMSPNVFTVDKETDSLEASKLMSLHKVRRLPIMDGDKLVGIVTAADIVKSLLRSVEPQNVLEIGSKDPITVKRLDTIMKAVRIMEERRIGTIPVVEEKLVGIVTERDLLYSAINSL from the coding sequence ATGATAAAAGTTTCCGACGTAATGACTCCGGTGATCGTGTCAGTTACTCCCGAGTCAGATATGCGAGAGCTCATTGAGGTGTTGAGCAGGGATAAATCTGGTAGAGTTATAGTACTGAAGGACGGTAAACCCGAAGGCATAGTCACTACAAGGACTGTTGTAAATGCCTATGCTCAGTATGGAAGGAAGATAATGGAGTTAAGGGTCAAGGATCTAATGAGTGAGAAGTTAATCAAGGTTAACGTGGACGATAATGTCCAGGACGTTTTGAGAGTATTGATAGCTCATGACATTGGTGGCGTTCCAGTGATGGATGGAGATGTAATAGTAGGTATATTCACTGAAAGGGATTTAGTTAGGTTGATGGCTAAAAAAACGTATTCGGGGCTTGTGGACTCCATAATGTCACCTAACGTATTCACAGTGGACAAGGAGACGGACTCACTAGAGGCCTCTAAACTTATGAGCTTGCATAAGGTGAGAAGGTTGCCCATCATGGACGGGGATAAACTCGTGGGAATCGTTACCGCAGCAGATATTGTGAAATCCCTCTTGAGAAGTGTGGAACCACAAAACGTACTCGAAATTGGATCTAAAGACCCCATCACGGTGAAAAGGTTGGATACAATCATGAAAGCGGTTAGGATAATGGAGGAGAGGAGAATAGGTACGATCCCAGTTGTCGAGGAGAAACTAGTTGGGATAGTTACAGAGAGAGATCTATTATACTCGGCAATTAATAGTTTATGA